In the genome of Calothrix sp. PCC 6303, the window TCAAAGCTGCAACCCGGAAGATTCTTAACGCAATGGCACATGCTCAAAAAAATGGCATCAACATCACCGCTCTGGGAGGCTTTTCCTCGATTATTTTTGAAAACTTTAATTTAGAGCAATTTCGGGAAATCCGCAATATTAAACTCGAATTTGAACGTTTTACCACGGGAAATACCCACACAGCCTATGTGATTTGTCGCCAGGTAGAACAAGCATCACAGCAACTTGGAATTGAACTATCAAAAGCAACAGTTGCCATATGTGGTGCTACAGGAGACATTGGTAGTGCCGTTTGTCGTTGGCTTGATGCTAAAACCGACGTGAAAGAGCTTTTACTAATTGCCCGCAATCACGAGCGCTTGATTAATTTACAAGCTGAACTTGGGCGCGGAAAGATCATGAATCTGGCTGACGCACTACCAGAGGCTGATATTATTGTTTGGGTCGCAAGTATGCCCAAAGGCATGGAAATCGACCTATCCACACTTAGACAGCCATGTTTATTGATTGATGGAGGATATCCAAAGAATTTAGCCACCAGGATGCAATATCCCGGTATAAATGTTCTCAATGGCGGTATTGTCGAACATTCCTTGGATATCGACTGGAGAATCATGAATATTGTCAACATGGATGTTCCAGCTCGTCAATTATTTGCTTGTTTTGCAGAATCTATGTTGTTGGAATTTGAGAAGTTGTACACTAACTTTTCTTGGGGGCGGAATCAGATTACCGTAGAGAAAATGGAGCAGATTGGTCAGGCTTCGGTGAAACATGGTTTTAGACCACTCTTAGTTTAAATAATTCGGGTGTAGAAAATAGGGATATGAAGATAGAGGGAATGGTATGATTCCTAAATTATCCCAGTTCCCAACTTTCAGCCCTACACCCTAATCTATTAACACTCCCATACTCTATTCCCCCTACATTCTAATTTCCTGAATATGGCAACTACCGAGCGTAAACCACTACTACTTGATTTTGAAAAACCTCTTGCCGAACTAGCAACCCGTATTGAGCAAATTCGTCAACTAGCAGAGGAAAACAATGTTGATGTATCTGGTCAAATTCGTCAACTAGAAACACGCGCTTTGCAACTGCGAGAGGAAATTTTTAGTAGTTTATCACCTTCACAACGGTTGCAAGTTGCCCGTCATCCCCGCCGACCAAGTACTCTAGACTATATCCAGGCGATTAGCGATGAATGGATGGAGTTACATGGCGATCGCTGTGGTGGTGATGATCCGGCTCTAGTTGGTGGTGTCGGTCGTTTAAACGGTCAGCCCGTGGTAATGTTGGGTCATCAGAAGGGACGTGATACTAAAGATAATATTGCTCGGAATTTTGGTATGGCTTCTCCTGGTGGCTATCGTAAAGCATTACGATTTATGGAACATGCCAATAAATTCCGAATGCCAATCATTACTTTTATTGATACACCTGGTGCTTGGTCGGGAGTTGAGGCAGAATACCAAGGACAGGGAGAAGCGATCGCATACAATCTCCGAGAGATGTTTTGCCTTGATGTCCCCATTATCTGCACTGTCATCGGTGAAGGGGGTTCAGGTGGTGCATTAGGTATCGGTGTCGGTGATAAATTGATGATGTTTGAACACTCAGTCTATACAGTCGCCACACCCGAAGCCTGTGCAGCCATACTCTGGAAAGATGCGGCAAAGTCCCCCCAAGCCGCAGTTGCTCTAAAAATCATCTCCCACGACCTCAAAAATCTCGGCATCATTGACCAAATTTTACCCGAACCTCTAGGAGGAGCACATTCCGACCCCATCAAAGCTGCGGCAACTCTCAAAGCAGCACTCTTAGATAACTTAGATCAGCTTAATCGCTATGCTCCCCAAGAACTAAGACAAATGCGCTACGAAAAATTCCGTCGCATCGGCGTTTTTAGTGAAGTAACCCATTAATCACCCAGCGAAAATATTCAGCGCACAATAGAAATGCTATAATTGCCTGTAGTTAGTTAAGATTTATAACAATCTCTAACTAACATAGGCATTTTTCCATTTTGTTAAACATAATGATTAACTTCATTGCTTGAGTGATAAGCTGCTACGCAGCTAAATTATATAAATTCAAAAACTATAACCTTTATGGTGTAGACAGCGTTCGATGCTTCCTGAGCCTGTCGGAACGAAGTGTACCGGAGGTAAGGACTGAGCGCTCACGCCGAAGTCTTGCCCGCTTTAGATATACAAATTAGGCGCTTAACAGCTTATCTAATTACGGGAAAACTGCTTCCATAGAAATCCCACAACCTTTGATAAACTTGGCGTGACGGTTTTCAAACAGTCTTTTTTTCAGCCAATCAATTTCTTTGAATCTAAAGAATTTTATCAAATTTAACCAAGATTTTAGCTCTTGGCAATGCCCTACAGCAGTTGCTAGAAATAAAATCCCTATTTCTTTATCATTATCTTCGGTCGGGTTAATTACGTTGAAAAGTCAAACTTTTAACCCCCTGATTTACCAATAACCGCCAAAAAAAGGAAACCATATGAGTGGTGAGTACAAGCAACGTGCCTTAATTACGGGGGCAACTAGCGGAATTGGAAAAGCAACGGCTTTGGCATTTGCAAAAGCCGGAATAGACGTCGCTTTAGTTAGCCGTTCCACAGATAAGTTAATGGCTGTCGCTGAAACCGTAAAACACACGGAAGTAGACGCAAAAGTATATACAGTTGATTTAAGTAATATTGGTCAAGTTGAAGCTCAGATAAGTTCTGTAGCAGCCGATTTTGGAGGTATTGATATTCTAGTCAATAATGCTGGCATCGGATACACAGGAGCATTGTGCGACACTCCTTTAGCTGATTGGCAGCAAGTAATTGACCTAAATCTAACTAGTGTTTTTCAGTGCATCATGGGTGTATTACCTGGAATGCGCGAACGGCTTTCCTCCCGTAAGGCTCGCGCAACCTCTCTAAAACAGGACTACCCTACTGGAGGAACAATTATCAACATTGTCTCCATTGCCGGAAAGCAAGCATTCGCAAATTGGGGGGCTTACTGCGTAAGTAAAGCCGGATTAATTGCCCTTTCCCAAACACTTGCTCAAGAAGAACGTCAACACGGTATTCGTGTCACCGCAATTTGTCCTGGTTCAGTTAACACCGAACTGTGGGATACACCCACCGTTAAAGCTAATTTTGACCGTTCACATATGCTGACCCCTGAAATTGTTGCTCAATCAATTCTATATACCGCACTATTACCCCAACAAGCTGTCGTTGACGAACTGACAATCATGTCGAGCGCTGGTGTTCTTTAAATGATTTTTTGCTATTGAGTAAAAACGGCACGTCAGGAAAAAAAGGTATCTTGAAAACGCCTGAAATAGTCATTAAACTCAATGCCAACAGGCTTTGCGTGCCAATTATACCTAATAGCGATTTTTTAATTTGCTTCATCGATGATGACACCAAAACTGTATCAATAAAAAATGGGTAAGTCTCATCAAAGTCAACAGCCTAGTCGGTGGGTGTACTTCACTAAGATAAAATCTATTGTAATTACTCCCTTTATTAAGCATCACTATAAATAGGACTTGCTCACTTACTGATGTTCACCTGAGAAAGTTGTTCAAATAGTTGAGTAACTTTTTCTAAATCTTTATTACCAGGTGAACTTTCTACACCACTAGATAAATCGATTCCGCTAGGTTTTAACTCAATCAAAGCCTTAACAATATTATTTGGTCTTAAACCCCCCGCTAGAAACCAAAGAATTCCTGGCTCTAAGTATTTTAAAATCTGCCAATCTATCGTCTTTCCAGTTCCACCAAGTTGCTGTCCATCATAAGCATCTAATAGCAGATAATCTACATAATCTTTATATATAGCTACTTTTTCTAGATCACCAATCTCACGAATTCGTAATGCTTTAATAACTTCTATACCTGGTAAACTTTCACGCAAAGATATGCAGAAATCAACTGATTCATCTCCATGTAATTGAATACCTGTTAAATCGGAATTAATAACCACATTCCTAATATTTTCAACACATGAATTTGCAAAAACTCCTATCTTATCAATGTGTTTGGGGATCACTTCGGTAACTAATTTAATTTGTTCAGCATTAACAAAACGTGGCGATTGAGGAACACAAATAAAGCCCAGTGCGGTTGCACCGATATCTACAATAAACTTTCCCTGGTCACGATATTTTATACCACAAATTTTAATTCTCATATAAGCTTCAAGTAATTGCACAGTATTAACATTAACTTTAATTTATCTGACAAATAATATAATTTATAATTATACATTCTATAATTTTCTTAGTTGAATTATTTTCCCCAAAGGAGACTCAAAGTTGGTTTCATTATTTTTTTTAACAGTAAGCACAAACGTTC includes:
- a CDS encoding phosphoribosylanthranilate isomerase, with protein sequence MRIKICGIKYRDQGKFIVDIGATALGFICVPQSPRFVNAEQIKLVTEVIPKHIDKIGVFANSCVENIRNVVINSDLTGIQLHGDESVDFCISLRESLPGIEVIKALRIREIGDLEKVAIYKDYVDYLLLDAYDGQQLGGTGKTIDWQILKYLEPGILWFLAGGLRPNNIVKALIELKPSGIDLSSGVESSPGNKDLEKVTQLFEQLSQVNISK
- a CDS encoding SDR family oxidoreductase, with amino-acid sequence MSGEYKQRALITGATSGIGKATALAFAKAGIDVALVSRSTDKLMAVAETVKHTEVDAKVYTVDLSNIGQVEAQISSVAADFGGIDILVNNAGIGYTGALCDTPLADWQQVIDLNLTSVFQCIMGVLPGMRERLSSRKARATSLKQDYPTGGTIINIVSIAGKQAFANWGAYCVSKAGLIALSQTLAQEERQHGIRVTAICPGSVNTELWDTPTVKANFDRSHMLTPEIVAQSILYTALLPQQAVVDELTIMSSAGVL
- a CDS encoding acetyl-CoA carboxylase carboxyltransferase subunit alpha, with the protein product MATTERKPLLLDFEKPLAELATRIEQIRQLAEENNVDVSGQIRQLETRALQLREEIFSSLSPSQRLQVARHPRRPSTLDYIQAISDEWMELHGDRCGGDDPALVGGVGRLNGQPVVMLGHQKGRDTKDNIARNFGMASPGGYRKALRFMEHANKFRMPIITFIDTPGAWSGVEAEYQGQGEAIAYNLREMFCLDVPIICTVIGEGGSGGALGIGVGDKLMMFEHSVYTVATPEACAAILWKDAAKSPQAAVALKIISHDLKNLGIIDQILPEPLGGAHSDPIKAAATLKAALLDNLDQLNRYAPQELRQMRYEKFRRIGVFSEVTH
- a CDS encoding long-chain acyl-[acyl-carrier-protein] reductase, whose protein sequence is MFGLIGHLTSLEHAQSVARELGYPEYADQGIDFWCSAPPQIVDNITVTSITGQKIEGRYVESCFLPEMLATRRIKAATRKILNAMAHAQKNGINITALGGFSSIIFENFNLEQFREIRNIKLEFERFTTGNTHTAYVICRQVEQASQQLGIELSKATVAICGATGDIGSAVCRWLDAKTDVKELLLIARNHERLINLQAELGRGKIMNLADALPEADIIVWVASMPKGMEIDLSTLRQPCLLIDGGYPKNLATRMQYPGINVLNGGIVEHSLDIDWRIMNIVNMDVPARQLFACFAESMLLEFEKLYTNFSWGRNQITVEKMEQIGQASVKHGFRPLLV